Part of the Polyangiaceae bacterium genome, GAGCTAGAAGGCACCGTGGTGCCGAGTGAGCAAGGCACCAGCATCGCGCCAGCGAGTGAGCGGCCGGCCGTGGTGTTTTCGACCGAGATCTACGACACCGCCGGCACCGTCTCACTGGAGAAGACGCTCCAGGATCGCCGCGAGTTCTGGCTCGATGACCAGCTCGGATCGCGCGCGCGCATCTTGCCCGAGCGGGGGAGGGTCGTCGTCCCCATCACGCGCTACGCCCCGGGACATCTCGGCGGCGACACCCTCCAGGGTCGGTACCGCCTCACGCAGATGTCCGACGAGCTGTACGCCCGGATGCGTGCGGAGGTGGGAGGAGATCGGCCGTTGCTGGTGGAGGAGCAGCTGATCGCGCCTGGCGAGCGGCTGCTCGCGGTCGGCCTGGGAGAGCGAGCAGCGGACGGCACGCTGGTCCTGCGCTCGAGCGTCGCTCACGAGCTGGTGCTCTCGACCTACTCCGAACCGGACCTGCGCCGGCTCACCCGAAGCGAAGGCAAGCTGGCCCTGGTCTTGACGCTGGTGTTCCTGGGCGTGGCGGCGTCGGGCTTCGTGTTGGTGGTACTCGGCCTGGCCCGTGGCTCGTACTGATTCGCGGCTGTCACTCCTTCGGCTGCCCCAGGTAGCGGAACAGGTCCGAGCCCGTGGAGAGCACCAGGCTCGACTGCTCGCCAAGGGCCTTCTCGTAGGTCTCCAGGCTGCGGACGAAGGAGTAGAACTCGGGCGACTTGCCGAAGGCCTGCGCGTAGATCTTCGTGCTCTCTGCGTCGCCTTCGCCTCGCAGCTTCTGCGACGTCTCGTAGGCCTTCGCCAGCAAGATGGTCTTTTCCTTGTCGGAGTCCGCGCGGATCTTGGCGGCCTCCTCCTCGCCCTCCGAGCGGTACTGCTTGGCGACCCGATCGCGCTCGGCGCGCATGCGGGCGAACACGCTCTCCTGGACCTCCTTGGGCAGATCCGCGCGCTTGATGCGCACGTCCACGATCTCGACCCCGAACTCCTTGGTCTGCACCCGGGTCGAGACGGCCACGCGCTGCATCAGCGGCTCGCGCTCGCTGCCGATGATCTCGCCGAAATCGCGGCTGGCGATCTCGCGTCGCATCTCGCTGTTGATGATGTCGTCGAGGCGAGCCTTGGCGCCGCTCTCGTCGTGCACCGTCTTGAAGAAGACGATCGGGTCCGTGATGCGCCAGCGGGTCACCGGGTCCGCCAACAGCCGCTTCTTGTCCAGCGACAGGTACTCGGCGGGTGCAGTGTCGCTCACCATCACGCGCCGCTCCATGCGCGTCACGGTCTGGGCGAACGGCGTCCGGAAGTAGAGGCCGGGCGAGTCCACGGTGCGCTTGAACTCGCCGAACTGGGTCACGATGGCGAGCTCGCCCTCGTCCACGACGAAGGTGCTCTGCAACCCCACGAAGAAAGCCACCACGGCGAGCACGATGACGCCGAGCTTCATTTCGCCGCTCCTGCCGCGACGGCGGCGCCCTGCGGACCGAGTTGGAGGACCGGGAGCGCGCCCTTGGCGAGATCCTTGTCGACCACCACCTTCTTGTCGATCTTGCCCAAGATCCGCTCCATGGTCTCCAGGTACAGGCGCTGTCGCGTCACTCGCTCGGCCTTGGCGTATTCGGCGTAGACCGACTCGAACTTCTGCGCGTCGCCGTTGGCCCTGAGCACGCGCTGCTCTTTGTAACCCTCCGCTTCGCGCTCCATCTTCCGCGCCTCGCCGCGAGCTCTGGGGATGATGTCGGCCTGGTAGCCCTTGGCCTGGTTGATCAGCTTCTCCTTCTCCTCGCGCGCGCGCACCACGTCGTGGAACGCCTCCTTGACCTGGTCCGGCGCGTCCACCGTCTGGAGCTTCACCTCGGTGATGCTGATGCCGCTCTGGTACTCATCCATCAGCTTCTGGAGCCAGGCGCGGGTCTCGCTCTGCACCTTCTCGCGCCCGGTCGTGATGACCTCGTCGATCTTGGTGCGCCCGACCATGCTGCGGAGCGCAACCTCGGCGGTCGCCCTCAAGGCCTCCTCCGGATCCTTGATCCGGAACAGGTACTTGCTCGGGTCCGTCACGCGGAACTGGATGATCATCTGGGCTTCGACGATGTTCTCGTCGCCGGTGAGCATCAGCGCTTCGTCGGGGACCGGGTCGTTGCCGCGGAATCCGACCTCGAGGCGGCGGATCTGCTCCAGGTTCACCACGTTGACCTTCTGCACGAAGGGCACGCGGTAGTGCAGACCGGGCCCCGTCTTGCCGGACTCGCGGCCGAAGGTGCGCACGACGCCCTGCTCGCCGGGCCCGACGCTGTAGACGCCGGTGGCCGCGATCACCAGCACGAGCAGCCCGAGCGCGATGGGACCGATACTCTTGAGGCGCGATCTGAACGCCTCGGAAACCTGACCCAGGACTTGCCCGATGTCGGGGCCCTGACCGGGGTCGCCGATGGGATGATGCTGCATGGTCGGTCATTCATGGGCTCGTCGCTGCCCGACCGCAACCGGAATGGACCGATTCTCGTGCCGCATGTCCCGTCAGCGTCGCTTCGCCGCGAGCCGAGCTCCGCCCCAGTAGACGAGCGTGCCCGTGCCGGACAGCGCGACGAGGCCCCCGGACGGGTCCGAGGCGAGGGCGTGGAACGTGAGCCAGCCGGGGCGCGCGAGCTCGGGCCTGACGACGTCGCCGGTGCCCAGCGAGAGCAAGTGGAGCCGCCGGTCCACGTCGAACGCCAGCCGCCCGTCGGCGCAGAACGCCAGGCTCGACTCGAGCGCCGAGCTCCAGCGCACCTGGATCGACTCGAGCGTCACGAGCTTGGTGTCGAACACCCAAATGCGCTTGCCATGGGGCTCGGAGATCGCCACTCGACCATCGGGCGCGACGGCGAGCCCGCGCACCGAGGGCGGGTGGACCTCCGGCGGCAGGCGGAGCTGCCAGCTCTGGACTGGGCGCGCGTCGGCACCGAGCAACGCCAACTCTCCGCTCGCGGTGAGCGCGTAGAGCGCACCGCTCGCGTCGCTGGCGATTGCGCCGTAGACCCGCGCGTCGGTCTCGCTGGGGAGCGCTGGACCGACGCGCTCACCCTGCCCTTCGACGCGGTAGATGGCGCCCCCGAAGCTGGCGAACAGCCCCCGAGCACCAGCGCTGGCCAGCCCGCCGAGCTGTGCCTCGCGTTTCGGCAGCGGAAGCTCGATCTGGGCGCGAGGCTGACCCAATGCGTCCAGGTACACGAGCCTGCCGGCGAGTGACCCCACGACGATGGTGCCGTCGGCCAGCCGCGCGACGGCGTGGTAGCTGTCGAGGCGCCGCGCCTGTGCGCTCAGATCGACCACGAGCTCGGCTTGTTTCGCCATCTCGTCGCTCGGGGACGAAACGAGGCTGCTCGCCAGGAGCCCACCCACGACGAGCAGCGCGCCGGCGACGGCGACGCCGATGCCGATCCCGACGAAGCGGAAGCCCGTTCGCACGACGACACGAATGACGGGCTCTCCGCCCGCGGCAGCGGCGCCAGCGGCGGAGGTGACGCGCTCGACTCGTGACCGCGTGTGGCAGTGAGCGCAGAGCGCCGAGGCAGCGCGTGCATCCATCTGGAGCGGCGCGCCGCACACGGGACACTGGACGGAAACACGCCGGGGCATGCTCAGCACCCTCGCTCGACGGACGAGCTGTCTACCACTTCCGGCCAGCCTTCCCCCAGCGCGCCAGGAAGCCGAGCTGGGTCATGACGAGCACGGACCGATCGTGGGTCTCGACCAGGTCGGTGACGAAGCCCCAGCTGTCGCGGGGCAGCTTCGGCCCGGGCAGCGGCCGGAAAGCCGCGTCGAAGAGCAAGAGCTCGTAGTAGTAGCCGACGAGGACCTTCCCGTCCGAGAGCGGCAGGAGCCCGGTGTAGTTGGCCGGGCCACCCGGAGCGTGCCGGCGGAGCAGCTTACCCTCGGGAGAGAACACGTAGATGGCCGGCTCCTGCTGAGGCGTCACGTACACCTGCCCTTGCCCGTCCAGCGCCAGGCTGTCGCAGCCGTGGTGCCGCGGATCGACCCCCGTGAGCGGTTGCTTCCAGCGTACGCGCGGCTTGCGGTCGGCCCCGAAGCTCACGAGGTCGTCCCCGCTGGTCATGAGCCAGAGCGCGTCGTCCGCCCCGACCGCGAGACACGTCGCGTGCTCGTCGCCGGACAGCAGCGCGGACCGGCCCGCGATGACCCGCGTGGCCATCGACACCTCGAGGAGCGCACGGCCGTGGCTCACGTACAGGCGACCGGCGCGATCGGCGGCGAGCCCCCATGTCACGCCGGTCCGGGCCGAGTTGACGAAGTCGTCGGGCTCCGGGGTCGGCAAGGACACGGACCCGAGCCAGGTGCCGTCGCTCGCGAAGTGGCACAGGAGCTCGCTGCGACACGCCATCCAGAGCGCGCCGTC contains:
- the hflK gene encoding FtsH protease activity modulator HflK, with the translated sequence MQHHPIGDPGQGPDIGQVLGQVSEAFRSRLKSIGPIALGLLVLVIAATGVYSVGPGEQGVVRTFGRESGKTGPGLHYRVPFVQKVNVVNLEQIRRLEVGFRGNDPVPDEALMLTGDENIVEAQMIIQFRVTDPSKYLFRIKDPEEALRATAEVALRSMVGRTKIDEVITTGREKVQSETRAWLQKLMDEYQSGISITEVKLQTVDAPDQVKEAFHDVVRAREEKEKLINQAKGYQADIIPRARGEARKMEREAEGYKEQRVLRANGDAQKFESVYAEYAKAERVTRQRLYLETMERILGKIDKKVVVDKDLAKGALPVLQLGPQGAAVAAGAAK
- a CDS encoding PQQ-like beta-propeller repeat protein, with product MPRRVSVQCPVCGAPLQMDARAASALCAHCHTRSRVERVTSAAGAAAAGGEPVIRVVVRTGFRFVGIGIGVAVAGALLVVGGLLASSLVSSPSDEMAKQAELVVDLSAQARRLDSYHAVARLADGTIVVGSLAGRLVYLDALGQPRAQIELPLPKREAQLGGLASAGARGLFASFGGAIYRVEGQGERVGPALPSETDARVYGAIASDASGALYALTASGELALLGADARPVQSWQLRLPPEVHPPSVRGLAVAPDGRVAISEPHGKRIWVFDTKLVTLESIQVRWSSALESSLAFCADGRLAFDVDRRLHLLSLGTGDVVRPELARPGWLTFHALASDPSGGLVALSGTGTLVYWGGARLAAKRR
- the hflC gene encoding protease modulator HflC, whose translation is MKLGVIVLAVVAFFVGLQSTFVVDEGELAIVTQFGEFKRTVDSPGLYFRTPFAQTVTRMERRVMVSDTAPAEYLSLDKKRLLADPVTRWRITDPIVFFKTVHDESGAKARLDDIINSEMRREIASRDFGEIIGSEREPLMQRVAVSTRVQTKEFGVEIVDVRIKRADLPKEVQESVFARMRAERDRVAKQYRSEGEEEAAKIRADSDKEKTILLAKAYETSQKLRGEGDAESTKIYAQAFGKSPEFYSFVRSLETYEKALGEQSSLVLSTGSDLFRYLGQPKE